One window from the genome of Motilibacter aurantiacus encodes:
- a CDS encoding DegV family protein, with protein MTDSTACLPGDLVSDAGVVVVPLHVVVDGREALEPEVAPGEVADALRRRAPVTTSSPSPRAFRAAYAAAERAGASAVLSVHLSSSWSGTYEAARIAAREASLDVRVLDARTLGMAMGYAVLSAAEAAAGGAGLDVVETAARKRVERAGLWFMVPTLEHLRRGGRIGAAQALLGSALSIKPLLRVADGQVEPLEKVRTRPRAIERMVAAAAGHAGRDQVDVAVHHLGDREGAQELADRLPGLLPGLRRLVVAEVGAVIGAHVGPGVLGIVVAPA; from the coding sequence GTGACCGACTCGACCGCCTGCCTGCCCGGCGACCTCGTCTCGGACGCCGGCGTCGTCGTCGTCCCGCTGCACGTCGTCGTCGACGGGCGGGAGGCGCTCGAGCCGGAGGTCGCACCCGGCGAGGTCGCCGACGCCCTGCGCCGCCGCGCGCCGGTCACCACGTCGAGCCCCTCCCCGCGCGCGTTCCGGGCCGCGTACGCCGCGGCCGAGCGGGCGGGGGCGAGTGCCGTGCTGTCGGTCCACCTGTCCTCGTCCTGGTCGGGGACGTACGAGGCGGCGCGCATCGCCGCTCGCGAAGCCTCGCTCGACGTCCGGGTCCTCGACGCGCGGACCCTCGGCATGGCCATGGGGTACGCCGTGCTGTCCGCGGCAGAGGCGGCCGCCGGCGGCGCCGGGCTCGACGTGGTCGAGACCGCCGCCCGCAAGCGCGTGGAACGGGCCGGCCTCTGGTTCATGGTCCCCACGCTGGAGCACCTGCGCCGCGGTGGCCGGATCGGCGCCGCCCAGGCCCTGCTCGGCTCCGCGCTGTCGATCAAGCCGCTGCTCCGGGTCGCCGACGGCCAGGTCGAGCCGCTGGAGAAGGTGCGCACGCGGCCGCGCGCGATCGAGCGCATGGTCGCCGCGGCGGCGGGGCACGCCGGCCGCGACCAGGTCGACGTCGCCGTCCACCATCTGGGGGACCGGGAGGGCGCGCAGGAGCTCGCCGATCGCCTCCCGGGCCTGCTGCCGGGGCTGCGTCGGCTGGTGGTCGCGGAGGTCGGCGCCGTCATCGGGGCGCACGTCGGGCCCGGCGTGCTGGGGATCGTCGTCGCGCCGGCCTGA
- a CDS encoding DUF6941 family protein, with protein MDAVLILADAAQQSEPGGKVHILGAGWSVTGPAVAAGAVVVFLWIPWDQTDGSHEVVLSLQDADGHVVEVPSPDGPVPLRIPNTVQVGRPPATPAGTPIDASFVVNYGPGLPLAPGERYTWQLEIDGESKEHWSRGFLVRPLSAGLPEGLVG; from the coding sequence ATGGACGCAGTCCTCATCCTGGCCGACGCGGCCCAGCAGTCCGAGCCCGGCGGCAAGGTGCACATCCTGGGGGCCGGGTGGTCGGTCACCGGGCCGGCGGTGGCCGCCGGAGCTGTCGTCGTCTTCCTCTGGATCCCCTGGGACCAGACCGACGGCTCACACGAGGTGGTGCTCTCGCTGCAGGACGCGGACGGGCACGTCGTCGAGGTGCCGTCGCCGGACGGGCCGGTCCCGCTGCGCATCCCCAACACGGTGCAGGTGGGCCGTCCCCCGGCGACACCGGCGGGCACGCCCATCGATGCCAGCTTCGTCGTCAACTACGGCCCCGGGCTCCCGCTGGCCCCGGGAGAGCGCTACACCTGGCAGCTCGAGATCGACGGCGAGTCCAAGGAGCACTGGTCGCGCGGGTTCCTGGTCCGGCCGCTGTCCGCGGGGCTGCCCGAGGGCCTGGTCGGCTGA
- a CDS encoding ComEC/Rec2 family competence protein: MTARSTTTADVPQGEDGAQRPDLRLVPAAASAWACAALGLALPAGAAALVAAGALAAGAGCAALALRGRDGRVWPGVVAAALLVSSAATTVAALRAAPLRSGPLPELAARGATAQLELVVTADPVRHEPKGHRADPLVVVPARAERVTARGEEVRTRVPVTVLTSQEAWLEVLPGQRARVSGRLAAPRAGDPVAATVSVRDEPVLTGRPGPVQRGAGALRTGLREAAAGLPPAERGLLPGLVVGDTSRLPQETEDDFAQAGLTHLTAVSGANVAIVVGAVLFVGVHLGVRGRGLPAVGTLALLGFVVLARPQPSVLRAAAMGLVTLAALATGRRRRGMPALAAAVVALLLLDPWQARSYGFALSVLATGALLVLAPPLVQALHRWMPLVLAQALAVPVAASALTAPVVVLLSSSVSLVSVLANLLVAPAVAPATVLGVLAAVLAPLSDAAAAGCAHLAAVPLWWIVRVAAVCAGLPAATVPWPAGWGGAALLAAALGAGALLGPVVWRVRPARVAALAGLMTLLLQPAVNPRWPPPGWLMVACDVGQGDAVVLDGGPGGAVLVDAGPDPDAVDRCLSDLGVDRVALVVLTHFHADHVDGLPGVLRGRSVAALEVSPLAEPRAQAARVAAWAAAAGLAPQPVAAGEGRAAGQLRWRVLGPSSTYPGENVNDASVVLLFEARGLRLLLTGDVEPAGQRALRDTVPAPVDVLKVPHHGSAHQDFAFLARLHPRAALVSAGADNDYGHPAMATLAALAGSGAHIGRTDTDGDVAVVPGAEGGLGLVRRGRGPGER; this comes from the coding sequence ATGACCGCCCGAAGCACGACGACGGCGGACGTCCCGCAGGGGGAGGACGGCGCGCAACGGCCGGACCTGCGGCTCGTCCCCGCCGCGGCGTCGGCCTGGGCCTGCGCCGCGCTGGGGCTCGCGCTGCCTGCCGGTGCGGCGGCCCTGGTCGCTGCCGGGGCCCTGGCCGCCGGCGCGGGCTGCGCGGCGCTGGCCCTGCGCGGGCGGGACGGGCGGGTGTGGCCCGGCGTGGTCGCGGCCGCCCTGCTGGTCTCGTCCGCCGCGACCACGGTCGCTGCCCTGCGTGCGGCTCCGCTGCGGTCCGGCCCGCTGCCGGAGCTGGCGGCCCGGGGGGCGACGGCGCAGCTCGAGCTCGTCGTCACGGCGGACCCGGTGCGGCACGAGCCGAAGGGCCACCGCGCGGACCCGCTCGTCGTGGTCCCCGCGCGGGCCGAGCGGGTGACCGCCCGGGGCGAGGAGGTACGGACGCGGGTGCCGGTCACCGTGCTCACCTCGCAGGAGGCGTGGCTGGAGGTGCTGCCCGGGCAGCGGGCGCGGGTGTCCGGCCGGCTGGCGGCCCCGCGCGCGGGCGACCCGGTCGCGGCGACGGTGTCCGTCCGGGACGAGCCGGTGCTGACGGGCCGCCCGGGGCCGGTGCAGCGCGGCGCAGGCGCACTGCGGACAGGGCTGCGGGAGGCCGCGGCCGGGCTGCCGCCCGCGGAGCGCGGGCTCCTGCCGGGGCTCGTCGTCGGCGACACGTCGCGGCTCCCCCAGGAGACCGAAGACGACTTCGCACAAGCGGGGCTCACCCATTTGACGGCGGTCAGCGGGGCCAACGTCGCCATCGTCGTCGGCGCGGTGCTGTTCGTCGGCGTCCATCTCGGCGTGCGCGGCCGCGGGCTACCCGCTGTCGGGACGCTGGCCCTGCTCGGCTTCGTGGTCCTGGCCCGACCGCAGCCGAGCGTCCTGCGAGCGGCCGCGATGGGCCTGGTCACCCTCGCCGCGCTCGCGACCGGACGGCGGCGGCGCGGGATGCCCGCCCTCGCCGCGGCGGTGGTCGCCCTCCTGCTGCTCGACCCGTGGCAGGCCAGGTCGTACGGCTTCGCGCTGTCGGTCCTCGCCACCGGCGCCCTGCTCGTCCTCGCCCCACCGCTGGTGCAGGCTCTGCACCGCTGGATGCCGCTGGTCCTCGCCCAGGCACTGGCTGTGCCGGTCGCGGCCTCCGCGCTCACCGCGCCGGTCGTCGTCCTGCTGTCCAGCTCGGTCAGCCTGGTCTCGGTGCTGGCCAACCTGCTCGTGGCCCCCGCCGTGGCCCCCGCGACCGTTCTCGGCGTGCTCGCCGCCGTGCTCGCGCCGCTGTCCGACGCAGCAGCCGCGGGGTGCGCGCACCTCGCCGCGGTGCCGTTGTGGTGGATCGTCCGGGTGGCCGCGGTGTGCGCCGGGCTACCCGCCGCGACGGTGCCCTGGCCGGCGGGGTGGGGCGGTGCGGCCCTGCTGGCCGCGGCGCTCGGGGCGGGGGCCCTGCTCGGCCCGGTCGTGTGGCGCGTCCGTCCCGCCCGCGTGGCCGCGTTGGCCGGCCTGATGACGCTGCTCCTGCAACCGGCGGTCAACCCGCGCTGGCCGCCACCGGGATGGCTGATGGTCGCCTGCGACGTCGGGCAGGGCGACGCGGTCGTGCTCGACGGCGGCCCGGGCGGTGCCGTCCTCGTCGATGCGGGGCCGGACCCCGACGCCGTCGACCGTTGCCTGTCCGATCTGGGCGTCGACCGCGTCGCGCTCGTCGTGCTGACCCACTTCCACGCCGACCATGTCGACGGCCTCCCGGGCGTGCTGCGCGGCCGGTCGGTGGCCGCCCTGGAGGTAAGCCCGCTGGCCGAGCCGCGCGCCCAGGCGGCCCGCGTCGCGGCCTGGGCGGCCGCGGCCGGCCTGGCGCCGCAGCCGGTCGCCGCCGGAGAGGGTCGGGCCGCCGGTCAGTTGCGATGGCGGGTCCTGGGGCCGTCCTCCACGTACCCGGGGGAGAACGTCAACGACGCGAGCGTGGTGCTGCTCTTCGAGGCGCGCGGCCTGCGCCTGCTGTTGACCGGGGACGTCGAGCCCGCGGGCCAACGGGCACTGCGCGACACGGTGCCGGCTCCGGTGGACGTGCTCAAGGTGCCCCACCACGGGTCCGCGCACCAGGACTTCGCGTTCCTCGCGCGGCTGCACCCGCGCGCGGCCCTCGTGTCGGCCGGGGCGGACAACGACTACGGCCACCCGGCGATGGCCACGCTGGCCGCGCTGGCCGGGAGCGGTGCCCACATCGGGCGGACGGACACCGATGGGGACGTGGCCGTCGTGCCCGGCGCCGAGGGCGGGCTCGGCCTCGTGCGCCGGGGCCGCGGGCCGGGGGAACGGTGA
- a CDS encoding SLBB domain-containing protein, whose protein sequence is MLPAGARRREDEEADDGLDGLGWADDLGEASGGGRLGLREEPVRDARDERASRDGRRRARRDGPGDWRAALADRLPATVRAGALALSPAAVLALAGVAAAAVVVVALLWGVSRPRPVAVPPRVEQSAAPLSAPGPAAGTGGSAAAVVVVDVAGRVRRPGLVELPGGARVADAIEVAGGTTPGADLRSLNLARRLVDGEQVLVLGKGEAPPAAALPPVGGAPVPGRAGAGVAAGGGQLDLNAATVEQFDTLPGVGPVLAQRLIDWRTANGRFSAVEELREVDGIGESRFAELRDLVRVG, encoded by the coding sequence ATGCTGCCGGCCGGCGCGCGCAGGCGCGAGGACGAGGAGGCCGACGACGGCCTCGACGGGCTCGGGTGGGCCGACGACCTGGGGGAGGCCTCGGGGGGCGGCAGGCTCGGCCTGCGGGAGGAGCCGGTGCGGGACGCCCGGGACGAGCGGGCTTCCCGGGACGGGCGGCGCCGGGCGCGGCGGGACGGCCCCGGCGACTGGCGGGCGGCCCTGGCCGACCGGCTGCCCGCGACCGTGCGGGCGGGAGCCCTCGCGTTGAGCCCGGCCGCCGTGCTGGCGCTCGCGGGCGTCGCGGCGGCCGCGGTCGTCGTCGTTGCCCTGCTCTGGGGCGTGTCCCGCCCCCGGCCGGTGGCCGTGCCGCCGCGGGTCGAGCAGTCCGCTGCGCCCTTGAGCGCTCCTGGCCCGGCTGCGGGCACCGGGGGGTCGGCAGCCGCCGTGGTCGTGGTGGACGTGGCGGGCCGGGTACGCCGCCCGGGCCTCGTCGAGCTGCCCGGGGGTGCCCGCGTCGCCGACGCTATCGAGGTCGCCGGCGGGACGACGCCCGGCGCGGACCTGCGGTCGCTCAACCTGGCCCGGCGGCTCGTCGACGGCGAGCAGGTGCTGGTCCTCGGGAAGGGGGAGGCCCCGCCCGCTGCGGCGCTGCCGCCGGTGGGTGGCGCCCCGGTGCCGGGGCGGGCGGGAGCAGGAGTGGCGGCCGGAGGCGGGCAGCTCGACCTCAACGCCGCGACCGTCGAGCAGTTCGACACCCTGCCCGGGGTCGGCCCGGTGCTGGCCCAGCGGCTGATCGACTGGCGCACCGCGAACGGCCGCTTCTCCGCGGTGGAGGAGCTGCGCGAGGTCGACGGCATCGGGGAGTCCCGCTTCGCCGAGCTGCGGGACCTGGTCCGGGTCGGATGA